Part of the Triticum aestivum cultivar Chinese Spring chromosome 4D, IWGSC CS RefSeq v2.1, whole genome shotgun sequence genome is shown below.
GCTAGTACAGACCTAACAACATATATACAACATTGCAGTATAATGATTGCACCTGTGTGGTAATATTGTCATCAATGGGTATGAAAATGAATTATTTGCCTCCATTCTCTAATTATCTCAAGCATGTGATCAGTGCAGTAACATGTGTCATAAACTTTTCCATGATGATGCATCAGATATGAATAACCAATAGCCACAATAATGTGAATACAGATGTGAAAGCTCTAGAAACTAACCCAACTGTAAGCAAACAGATAATGTTACTGTATCATATCTGTCCTGTGTACTACTGTCAGTGTGTGACCTATATTTCAATCTTTACCGTTTCCATTCGGGATTCTCCGCCGATTTAGTTCATCGAGTAACTCGACGTATATATGCTGCACTAGCTATATCCTCTAACTTACCGCAGTTACAACCTCAAGGCAATCCTAGGAGTAACAGTTTAAATTGTACCATCCATGACCCAACTGCTTGATCAGGAAGCAATGTAGTTGCAAGGCAAAGGTGCTAAGCAGAAAGTTGGCATGGACTAGTTCAGCTAGTCTTTTCAGTTAGTGCAGTTGATTGCGGGAATTGGTtttgaaaagtactccctccgtcccataatataatacgTTATTACATCCAATCTACTTAAATTAATCTCCTTGGTGCCAAAATAGGACAGTGCAGTGTTAGATTTGTTTTTCCAATTTTACCAGGATATTAGCTTTACTTTGTTTAGCATGTATTCTCTGAAATGATAGTAAATGAGAAATGGCAACCCAGCAGAATTTAGATTATACATGTCTCATACAACTCAAGTAAATGTGCACTATGCGATTCAGTATGCTGATGCTGTCATAAGGAAATGGGACAGTTCATACTGGTCCACATGTCCGTCCTTGACAATTGATATGGTTCATCACTCATTACTTCATTAGCATATACTATCACATTCTACATTTGCATTGCACCTCATGACCGGATGAATTCTATAGAGTTGATTTAACACTTTCAGTGAAATATCAGAGGTTTATGCCATATACTCAACATTTGATGCAAACAAACAAAGGGGACTTACAAATTAAGCCAGAATTCAAGGGTTAAATATCAGAGGTCAACTATGTCAACTAACAAAACATCTATGAAGTCACTTTCATATCAAGTAATGTCGAACTTATAAACGAAGCCAACATTCAAGGGTTAAAACGATCTTTTGTTGATTAAAGTGATCAAATCCATATTCCTTTTACTAGATTATTATTATAAGTTTGTGGATCATGGACTTCCAATTTTCTCGGTTTCTGATATGCATCACATCGGTGACAGGATTACCCAATAAAGCATGACTGTCTCTGGATATCTAATCTGAGGCCAACCTAATTCACTCCATCACAAAATCTTCCCCGTGTTCATTTGACCAACAGCCCGTAGTTCCAAAGTAATAAGCATATATTTGTCGCCCCTACTGAGCCACAATACAGTATTACGGAGTATAATCCATCTGCATCTCAGGTTCTCTCAGTCCTGTAATTAACCACCCAAGCATTTCATCAAACATCTGCCATGCGGAACCAAACCCACAAGTCCTTGCAACCAAAACCGCAaccggcatttcgtcgagcacctggaGAGCACACGAATGCTGTACTGTACTAGAGAAGGGGGGAGCGGCGCTGACCTGATCTTCTTGATGAGGATGTCGCGGAGGCTCTTGCCGAGCTCCTGGGAGCGGACGCGCGCCATGAGCGCCTTGCGCGCGAGCACGCGCTTCTCCGAGTTCTTGACGTGGTGCTCCGTCCGGCGCTTGATGAGCCGCTCGATGCCGCTGGACCGCATCTTGCGCTCCATCACCTGCAGCGCGCGCTCCAGGTTGCCGTCCCTCACCTGCACCACGATCCCCCGCGCCGGCTGCACCTGCACCTGccccctccccgccgccggccagagcccccgcgccgcccgcgccagTGCCTGCATCGCTCGCTCCCTCcttctcccctcgcgccgccgctggccCGAATGGAGCGTTGAGATTCGGGACGCCTCGCTCTCGGTGGTTCGGCCGTCTGTTTCTTCCGATGTTT
Proteins encoded:
- the LOC123095776 gene encoding uncharacterized protein — translated: MQALARAARGLWPAAGRGQVQVQPARGIVVQVRDGNLERALQVMERKMRSSGIERLIKRRTEHHVKNSEKRVLARKALMARVRSQELGKSLRDILIKKIRGQ